In Perca fluviatilis chromosome 14, GENO_Pfluv_1.0, whole genome shotgun sequence, a genomic segment contains:
- the LOC120572612 gene encoding polymeric immunoglobulin receptor-like: MNHVNTYLSEEVLHVGIKSYVIEVTVDPGQDVILPCQTANSNIKAVKWTRSDLEPEYVLLYRDGHLNTDDQHSSFKDRVELVDRDLKVGDVSLILKNVRSIDTGTYECGVITDGSDPIRIIRLQVPDVIVVAVPGDDVTLPCLAPDSSIRVVKWSRPDLEPDTVLFYRDGHLNTDDQHSSFQGRVDLLERDLKDGDASLILKNVNKHDAGTYKCRVMASDTDPIRTIRLQVTVTYPMSKVLAVPTLVWVVGLIILSTVPATASSVSTMSFVAAAFSGPHSICCPPADRRFKHGFLTYSLVFPPDAARLPDVNVVRVPGQDVILPCEAADSSIRVVKWSRPDLKPDIVLVYRDGHLDTDDQHPSFKDRVELVDRELKDGNVSLILKNLNINDTGTYECRVKTGDSGHTKRDTDPDQIRTVYLQVPDVIVVAVPGDDVILPCQAPDSSIRVVKWSRPDLDPDIVLLYSNGDLDTTHQHPSFKGRVELVDRELNDGDVSLILKNVNKHDAGTYECGVKTGDTDPIRPIRTIRLHVPDLNVVKVPGDDVILPCQAAKSNISVVKWSRPDLKPDTVLFYGDGHLNTTDQHPSFRDRVELVDRELKDRDASLILKHVNQHDAGIYNCRVMASDTDPITTIYLQVPDVIVVAVPGDEVILPCQTADPSISVAKWTRPDLEPDTVLYRNGHLNTYDQNPSFKDRVELVDRDLKDGDVSLILKNVSRIDTGIYACRVKTGDTDQIRLIRTIRTVCLQVSDLIVVAVPGDDVILPRRAADSSIRVVKWSRADLKPDIVLLYSDGHLETYNQHPSFKDRVDLVDRDLKDGNVSLILKNVSRHDAGTYKCGVKTSDSTQDTNSDTIRIIRIIRLQVKGSGDRISSPVGLLFGLAAGGLVLVAAAVVGVDI, translated from the exons ATGAATCATGTCAACACGTATCTCAGTGAGGAGGTTCTTCATGTGGGAATAAAGTCCT aTGTGATTGAGGTAACAGTGGATCCTGGACAGGATGTCATTCTGCCATGTCAGACTGCAAATTCCAACATCAAAGCTGTAAAGTGGACCAGATCTGACCTGGAGCCAGAGTACGTCCTCTTATACAGAGATGGACACTTGAATACAGACGACCAGCATTCATCCTTTAAGGACAGGGTggagctggtggacagagatCTGAAGGTCGGAGATGTGTCTTTAATTCTGAAGAATGTGAGAAGCATCGACACTGGAACATACGAGTGTGGAGTTATAACCGATGGTTCTGACCCAATCAGAATCATCCGTCTGCAGGTTCCAG acGTGATTGTGGTAGCAGTGCCTGGAGATGATGTCACTCTGCCATGTCTGGCTCCTGATTCCTCCATCAGAGTTGTAAAATGGAGCAGACCTGACCTGGAGCCAGATACCGTCCTCTTCTACAGAGATGGACACTTGAATACAGACGACCAGCATTCATCCTTTCAGGGCAGGGTGGATCTGTTGGAGAGAGATCTGAAGGACGGAGACGCGTCTTTAATTCTGAAGAATGTGAACAAACACGACGCTGGAACATACAAGTGTCGAGTTATGGCCAGTGATACTGACCCAATCAGAACCATCCGTCTGCAGGTTACAG TTACgtacccaatgtccaaagtccttgcagtacCAACACTGGTCTGGGTTGTAGGGCTCATCATTTTGTCCACGGTACCCGCTACAGCCTCCTCTGTCTCGACCATGTCCTTTGTGGCCGCGGCCTTTTCGGGTCCGCACTCcatatgttgcccaccagcAGACAGacgcttcaaacatggttttctcacgTACTCTTTGGTCTTTCCACCCGATGCAG CTCGTCTTCCGG aCGTGAATGTGGTAAGAGTGCCTGGACAGGATGTCATTCTGCCATGTGAGGCTGCTGATTCCTCCATCAGAGTTGTAAAGTGGAGCAGACCTGACCTGAAGCCAGATATCGTCCTCGTATACAGAGATGGACACTTGGATACAGACGACCAGCACCCATCCTTTAAGGACAGGGTggagctggtggacagagaGCTGAAGGACGGGAATGTGTCTTTAATTCTGAAGAATCTGAACATCAACGACACTGGAACATACGAGTGTCGAGTTAAAACCGGTGATTCAGGACATACAAAGAGAGACACCGACCCTGACCAAATCAGAACCGTCTATCTGCAGGTTCCAG acGTGATTGTGGTAGCAGTGCCTGGAGATGATGTCATTCTGCCATGTCAGGCTCCTGATTCCTCCATAAGAGTTGTAAAGTGGAGCAGACCTGACCTGGACCCAGATATCGTCCTCTTATACAGTAATGGAGACTTGGATACAACCCACCAGCATCCATCCTTTAAGGGCAGGGTggagctggtggacagagaGCTGAATGACGGAGACGTGTCTTTAATTCTGAAGAATGTGAACAAACACGACGCTGGAACATACGAGTGTGGAGTTAAAACCGGTGATACTGACCCAATCAGACCCATCAGAACCATCCGTCTGCATGTTCCAG ACCTGAATGTGGTAAAAGTGCCTGGAGATGATGTCATTCTGCCATGTCAGGCTGCAAAGTCCAACATCAGTGTTGTAAAGTGGAGCAGACCTGACCTGAAGCCAGATACCGTCCTCTTCTACGGAGATGGACACTTGAATACGACCGACCAGCATCCATCCTTTAGGGACAGGGTggagctggtggacagagaGCTGAAGGACAGAGACGCGTCTTTAATTCTGAAGCATGTGAACCAACACGACGCTGGAATATACAATTGTCGAGTTATGGCCAGTGATACTGACCCAATCACAACCATCTATCTGCAGGTTCCAG acGTGATTGTGGTAGCAGTGCCTGGAGATGAAGTCATTCTGCCATGTCAGACTGCTGATCCCTCCATCAGCGTTGCAAAGTGGACCAGACCTGACCTGGAGCCAGATACCGTCCTATACAGAAATGGACACTTGAATACATACGACCAGAATCCATCCTTTAAGGACAGGGTggagctggtggacagagatCTGAAGGACGGAGATGTGTCTTTAATTCTGAAGAATGTGAGCAGAATCGACACTGGAATATACGCGTGTCGAGTTAAAACTGGTGATACTGACCAAATCAGACTCATCAGAACCATCAGAACCGTCTGTCTGCAGGTTTCAG acCTGATTGTGGTAGCAGTGCCTGGAGATGATGTCATTCTGCCACGTCGGGCTGCTGATTCCTCCATCAGAGTTGTAAAGTGGAGCAGAGCTGACCTGAAGCCAGATATCGTCCTCTTATACAGTGATGGACACTTGGAGACATATAACCAGCATCCATCCTTTAAGGACAGGGTGGACCTGGTGGACAGAGACCTGAAGGACGGAAATGTGTCTTTAATTCTGAAGAATGTGAGCAGACACGACGCTGGAACATACAAGTGTGGAGTTAAAACCAGTGATTCAACACAAGACACCAACTCTGACACAATCAGAATCATCAGAATCATCCGTCTGCAGGTTAAAG GTTCTGGTGATAGAATCTCCTCTCCTGTAGGCCTCCTCTTTGGACTGGCAGCAGGTGGACTTGTTCTTGTAGCTGCTGCAGTGGTTGGTGTCGATATATAA